The following DNA comes from Deinococcus sp. YIM 134068.
CATCGCCACGAGCGCCATCTACGCCAAGCTGGACACCGACATCCGGCGCGAGGCCCTCGAACGGGTCGAGGACACGGAGGGGTGAACCGCGCCCCTTCCTACGTGTCCAAATCCCCGCGCCGCACCGGTGTGAGAAACTGCACCGCTCCGGGCAGAATGCGCGCGGTGAAGGGTGTGGTCTCGACGTGCAGCTCACCGTCGTATTGGAGGGGAAAGGGGTCCTCGGCCTCCACGGTGACGGTCTTGGCCTCCAGGGTTTCGAGGTTGCCGCTGAACACCGGATCGCCGAGGTTGAACTTGGCCCGCAGGGAGTCGATCAGGTTGGGGACGAGCCGCAGCAGGTTGCCCGCCTTGAGGAGGACGACCGTGAAGCGCCCGTCGGAGGGGCTGATGTCGCCCGTGATGGGCAGCCGGTAGTTCGCCATGCCGAAGTTGGCGACCATGACGCCGATGCCCTCGAAGCTCCGCTGCTCGCCGTCCACGACGAGGCGGAAGGTGGTCTTCTTCGGGTTGAGCTGGCGCATGGCGCTCAGGACGTAGGCGAGCGCCCCGTACTTCTCCTTGAGGTCCTCCGAGTCGCGGATCATGGCGGCGTCGGCCCCGGCCCCCGCGAGCATGGCGAAGCCGCTCCGCTCCCCCTGCACCTCGACCTCCCCGAGGTCCA
Coding sequences within:
- a CDS encoding diacylglycerol/lipid kinase family protein, with protein sequence MTGQTTPPDAPTPADTTDPLAALRGKRVLVVFNPRSGQGESTLPAFVTRLGEGGATVTARELGRDTPLAEYVTDLEEFDCLVAAGGDGTVSALAYAARYRDVPVLAYPAGTANLIAQNLDLPRDPDDLAAIVADGNAVRVDLGEVEVQGERSGFAMLAGAGADAAMIRDSEDLKEKYGALAYVLSAMRQLNPKKTTFRLVVDGEQRSFEGIGVMVANFGMANYRLPITGDISPSDGRFTVVLLKAGNLLRLVPNLIDSLRAKFNLGDPVFSGNLETLEAKTVTVEAEDPFPLQYDGELHVETTPFTARILPGAVQFLTPVRRGDLDT